In Amaranthus tricolor cultivar Red isolate AtriRed21 chromosome 5, ASM2621246v1, whole genome shotgun sequence, a genomic segment contains:
- the LOC130813435 gene encoding uncharacterized protein LOC130813435 codes for MISSQLAIVRRRKKRQIELLVLLMVVNNVVTLMYLVMCMMGVIVYEIERPRYSKSEKKHLRQKHLDALIKDSDIVCKSELRVNRKTFYVLCEMVRDVGGLNGTRNISLEEIVAMFLYTLAHHLKNRTIRSHFFRSGESVSRNFHRCLLAVLKLHTHLLKKPTPITEDCEVDRWKCFKNCLGALDGTHISVHVPSEDSVCNPNLEFIYVQPGWEGSAHDGRVLRDVITRPNGLKVPQGSYYLVDAGYTNCEGFLAPYRGHPYHLKEWGDRQPISAEEYFNMKHSKARNVIERCFGLLKGRWGILRTPSFFPIRTHGRIVQACVLLHNLIRKHMPTDYTMYWDFDSEEGESDDEGLHDEVDLITQIATTNAWTAYRNNLAQTMMNVGQFVQSGRGKNKRSWNKSEEECLINGLLEMSADPSWKADGSFKGGYKNKLEEKLNEKFPECGLKVIPHIESKIKWFKDKYNVLTEMFLTYGFSWDNEKNMIVCERQSYEEFCKQHRNAQRLWNVPFPFYDQLSIIFGADRATGVQSDTFVEAVDNQEKETIELDKGGSDEDDEFDDYESVNQSKESTPSEPSSKKAKKEKAPNELGRKRKKPEVVDLTSMNKHMSTIASAFSTTQLHEQAIMAREEVEENKKENLVSQLLRIEGLTRFEIMEASKRLASNPSELSLFYQCPDDEWKKEFIINLIHPNLDK; via the exons atgatTTCATCTCAATTAGCCATAgtaagaagaaggaagaagagacaAATTGAATTACTTGTACTTCTCATGGTTGTTAACAATGTCGTCACACTCATGTACTTGGTGATGTGTATGATGGGTGTAATTGTTTATGAAATTGAACGACCACGTTATAGCAAAAGTGAGAAGAAACACCTTAGACAAAAGCACTTGGATGCACTAATCAAGGATAGTGATATAGTCTGCAAAAGTGAACTTCGTGTGAATAGAAAAACCTTTTATGTCCTTTGTGAGATGGTTCGAGATGTCGGTGGTTTAAATGGCACTCGAAATATATCTTTGGAGGAAATTGTAGCTATGTTCTTGTACACGTTGGCACATCATTTGAAAAATAGGAcaattagaagtcatttctttcgaAGTGGAGAAAGTGTTAGTAGAAACTTCCACCGATGTCTTCTTGCCGTGTTAAAACTACATACACACTTGCTAAAAAAGCCGACACCTATAACAGAAGATTGTGAAGTGGATAGATGGAAATGTTTTAAG aattgtTTAGGAGCCTTAGATGGCACTCATATTAGTGTTCATGTGCCAAGTGAGGATA GTGTATGTAACCCTAATTTGGAGTTCATATATGTTCAACCTGGTTGGGAAGGATCCGCTCATGATGGTCGTGTCCTTCGAGATGTTATTACTAGGCCTAATGGTTTAAAAGTGCCGCAAG GTTCCTACTATTTGGTAGATGCAGGATACACGAATTGTGAAGGGTTTTTAGCACCATATAGAGGTCATCCATATCACCTTAAAGAGTGGGGGGACCGACAACCAATTAGTGCGGAAGAGTACTTCAACATGAAACATTCTAAGGCAAGGAATGTTATTGAGAGATGTTTTGGACTATTAAAAGGAAGGTGGGGTATTCTTAGGACCCCATCCTTCTTTCCAATACGTACTCATGGGCGTATAGTTCAAGCATGTGTACTATTACACAATCTTATTCGAAAACATATGCCAACAGATTACACAATGTATTGGGATTTCGATAGTGAAGAAggtgaaagtgatgatgagggcCTACATGATGAAGTTGATTTGATTACTCAAATAGCTACTACAAATGCTTGGACTGCTTATCGGAATAACTTAGCACAAACTAT GATGAATGTTGGTCAATTTGTTCAAAGTGGAAGAGGGAAAAACAAGCGATCATGGAATAAATCTGAGGAAGAGTGTTTGATTAATGGTTTGTTGGAGATGAGCGCCGATCCTTCATGGAAAGCTGATGGGAGTTTCAAAGGTGGTTACAAGAATAAGTTAGAGGAGAAATTGAATGAGAAGTTTCCCGAGTGTGGGTTGAAAGTTATTCCCCATattgaatcaaaaatcaaatggtTTAAGGATAAATATAATGTGCTAACTGAAATGTTTCTCACTTATGGTTTTTCTTGGGATAATGAAAAGAATATGATTGTTTGTGAAAGGCAATCttatgaagaattttgtaag CAACACAGAAATGCTCAAAGATTATGGAATGTTCCTTTTCCATTTTATGATCAACTTTCAATTATCTTTGGTGCCGATCGAGCTACTGGAGTGCAATCTGACACTTTTGTTGAAGCTGTTGACAATCAAGAGAAAGAGACCATTGAACTAGATAAGGGTGGTAGTGATGAAGACGATGAATTTGATGATTATGAGTCCGTCAACCAGTCAAAAGAATCAACTCCAAGTGAACCTTCTTCAAAGAAAGCCAAAAAAGAAAAGGCTCCAAATGAACtaggaaggaaaaggaagaagcCGGAGGTTGTGGACTTAACTTCT ATGAACAAGCACATGTCTACCATTGCAAGTGCCTTCTCTACTACACAACTACATGAGCAAGCTATCATGGCTCGTGAAGAAGTtgaggaaaataaaaaagaaaatttggttAGTCAATTGCTTCGCATAGAAGGATTGACAAGATTTGAAATAATGGAAGCTTCCAAGAGGTTGGCCTCCAATCCAAGTGAACTCTCACTCTTTTACCAATGCCCGGATGATGAGTGGAAGAAAGAGTTTATAATCAACCTCATTCATCCTAACTTGGATAAGTGA
- the LOC130813433 gene encoding protein MAIN-LIKE 1-like, whose product MNRRRNINIFSLIYANTFPLAVLRTPLEDQASSMQSSWGVSSDDDNVADDVEYEAPDFRPVDWAIVRGRDGRFARGGPSFSAASERWMKRPLEAIIGLRDMTDALYDVLPATPLGRLPYIMPQHIDCALILAFVERWQPETNTVHMPWGEMTIMLYDVQRILGIAIEGSLPAEPTVTTRLTVDWKKENGDGGLGSLRVTRRRRKRKREIGKGNVGLGEGDGKGNGNWVSDLGVWVGITNLFGEPMSELRRRGAFTSGCVNVAELMQLCHRSQSIDTQSTAYYMAIVGSTLLADKTRIDMQLHAIFGVNADQDEIAWGAVALVYMYRQLGMTSRAGCKTIAGYLTLLQTWIYEYFPAFRPHPRRADEPNKTRAEMWSTKKPCREVDRLRECRSILNSMTETQVEWTPYMTDSRALLNEHPRTTFIWGITCFDIVEVYLPEWAIRQAWSRFPFSARIGEHALRRAFFPLEVEPSYVDWLSVCSHPFVVPGEGPTAGPRRTESRSEYFLNEWPSRFAPLARLPPVAEMNPRQRHSLDVYLNDCKDLFAERKTFKGQDPS is encoded by the exons atgaatagAAGGAGAAATATCAACATTTTCAGCCTGATCTACGCTAACACATTCCCATTGGCTGTTT TGCGAACCCCTCTTGAGGACCAGGCTAGTAGCAtgcagagtagttggggggtttcaagtgatgatgataatgttgCTGATGATGTTGAATATGAAGCTCCTGATTTTCGGCCAGTGGATTGGGCTATTGTCCGGGGGCGCGACGGGAGATTTGCACGTGGCGGTCCTAGTTTTTCAGCCGCCTCTGAGCGCTGGAT GAAGAGGCCGTTGGAGGCCATCATCGGACTGAGGGATATGACTGATGCACTGTATGATGTTCTACCTGCTACTcccctcggccgactaccgtACATTATGCcccagcacatcgactgtgctttgatttTGGCGtttgtggagaggtggcagccggaaaCGAACACCGTCCACATGCCGTGGGGGGAAATGACTATTATGTTatacgacgtgcaacgcatactaGGCATTGCTATTGAAGGctctctgccggctgagcctaCTGTAACAACCCggcttaccgttgactgg AAGAAGGAAAACGGTGATGGAGGTCTTGGTTCCTTGCGGGTTACTCgaagaagaaggaaaaggaaaagggaaatagGAAAAGGGAATGTCGGTTTAGGAGAAGGGGACGGGAAGGGAAATGGGAATTGGGTTTCTGATTTGGGGGTTTGG GTCGGTATCACCAATCTTTTCGGGGAGCCTATGTCTGAGCTACGGCGTAGGGGTGCGTTCACCAGCGGCTGCGTGaacgttgctgaactgatgcagCTATGTCATAGGTCCCAATCCATTGATACCCAGTCGACAGCCTATTACATGGCTATCGTCGGCTCTACCTTGCTGGCTGATAAGACCAGGATCGACATGCAACTTCACGCGATATTTGGTGTGAACgccgatcaggatgagatcgcctggggtgcggtggCGTTGGTTTACATGTATCGGCAGCTCGGAATGACATCTAGGGCTGGctgcaagaccattgcgggtTATCTGACATTGCTGCAGACATGGATatatgagtactttcccgctttccgccctcatcctcgccgagcaGACGAACCAAacaagactagggcggagatgtggtcgaCGAAAAAACCATGTCGTGAGGTGGACAGGCTGAGGGAGTGCCGTAGCATACTTAACTCcatgacggagactcag gtggaatggactccgtacatgactgATTCTAGGGCGTTGCTAAATGAacacccacgcaccaccttcATTTGGGGcatcacttgctttgatatcgtggaggtgtatttgccggagtgGGCAATACGACAG gcatggagtaggttcccctttaGTGCCCGCATTGGTGAGCATGCACTTCGTCGGGCATTTTTTCCATTAGAGGTTGAACCTAGTTATGTTGACTGGTTAAGCGTGTGCTCGCACCCCTTTGTAGTCCCCGGCGAAGGACCGACTGCCGGTCCTCGTCGAACGGAGAGCAGATCTGAATAT tTTCTGAATGAATGGCCAAGTCGATTTGCTCCATTGGCAAGATTACCTCCTGTCGCGGAAATGAACCCCCGGCAACGACATTCCTTAGAtgtataccttaatgattgtaaagatttatttgccgaacGGAAAACATTTAAGGGGCAGGACCCTTCATAG